A portion of the Methanolacinia paynteri genome contains these proteins:
- a CDS encoding glutamine synthetase family protein: MTDVAKMLERIEADNVKFIRLQFSDIEGQIKNVAIPVSQAEKALTAGIGFDGSSIEGFARIEESDMVLKPDMDTYSLLPWRPENAKVARFICDVYKPDDTPFEGDPRYILKKTLARAAEMGYTFNIGPEMEFFLFKMVDGEPSVKFQDFGGYFDLAPIDLAEDVRRDIIFNLMEMGFDIEASHHEVAESQHEIDFKYADALKTADNVVTFRFVTKTIALQNGLHATFMAKPVFGINGSGMHCNCSLAKDGKNAFYDPKAPLELSKTCMQFIAGVLSHAKSITRVANPTINSYKRLVPGYEAPVYIAWSAANRTALVRVPAPRGNSTRIELRSPDPSCNPYLTFAAILAAGLEGVEKDMEPPANATKNIFDMSEEQRVKEHIDTLPGDLYTANKYMTEDDVICKALGSHVVDGLNVITKMEWDSFRTAVHPWETERYLSKY; the protein is encoded by the coding sequence ATGACAGATGTTGCGAAGATGCTTGAAAGAATTGAGGCAGATAATGTCAAATTTATCCGTCTTCAGTTTTCAGACATTGAAGGGCAGATCAAAAATGTGGCAATTCCCGTAAGTCAGGCTGAAAAAGCACTGACAGCAGGTATTGGATTTGACGGGTCTTCGATCGAAGGTTTTGCCCGTATCGAAGAGTCGGACATGGTTTTAAAGCCGGATATGGATACATATTCTCTTCTTCCATGGAGGCCGGAGAATGCAAAAGTCGCGAGATTCATCTGCGATGTATATAAGCCCGACGACACTCCCTTCGAAGGAGACCCCAGGTATATTCTCAAGAAAACTCTCGCCCGTGCGGCCGAGATGGGCTACACCTTCAACATCGGTCCTGAAATGGAATTTTTCCTTTTCAAGATGGTTGACGGGGAGCCTTCTGTTAAATTCCAGGATTTCGGAGGATACTTCGATCTGGCACCTATCGATCTTGCAGAGGATGTTCGCCGCGATATCATTTTCAACCTTATGGAGATGGGATTCGATATAGAGGCATCTCATCACGAAGTAGCAGAGAGCCAGCACGAGATTGACTTTAAGTACGCAGACGCACTGAAAACGGCAGATAATGTAGTTACATTCAGGTTTGTTACAAAAACAATTGCACTCCAGAATGGTCTTCATGCTACCTTCATGGCAAAACCTGTCTTTGGAATAAATGGAAGCGGTATGCACTGCAACTGTTCGCTTGCAAAGGATGGCAAGAATGCATTCTATGATCCGAAGGCTCCTCTTGAACTTTCGAAAACCTGTATGCAGTTCATCGCCGGTGTCCTCAGCCACGCAAAAAGCATTACACGCGTTGCAAACCCGACGATCAACTCGTACAAGAGACTCGTACCCGGTTATGAAGCTCCGGTTTACATAGCATGGAGTGCCGCTAACAGGACAGCTCTTGTCAGGGTCCCGGCACCCCGCGGGAATTCCACACGTATCGAACTTCGCAGCCCCGACCCCTCATGCAACCCTTACCTGACATTTGCAGCAATTCTTGCAGCAGGACTTGAGGGTGTAGAGAAGGATATGGAACCCCCGGCAAATGCAACCAAGAACATCTTTGATATGTCAGAAGAGCAGCGTGTAAAAGAGCACATCGACACACTGCCCGGCGATTTATACACCGCAAATAAATACATGACTGAAGACGATGTCATATGCAAGGCACTTGGCAGCCATGTAGTTGATGGTCTTAACGTCATAACAAAGATGGAATGGGACTCATTCCGGACGGCAGTTCATCCCTGGGAAACAGAGAGATACCTCTCAAAATACTAA
- the cca gene encoding CCA tRNA nucleotidyltransferase, producing the protein MNRSPVEEGCLKRIRPGEEERRLICDMASALVREVDDSGFAKGMVVGSVARNTWISGDRDLDVFMLFDPSVARGELEKKGLALGRDIATRFGGEVVEKYAEHPYVNTQINGFDVDLVPCYNVDSASHIQSAVDRTPFHTRYIRDRVRDLTDDILLLKQFAKSCGVYGSDHMTEGFAGYLCELLVLHYGSFDDVISNAALWTPGIIIDIENHRAKDFDEPLVVVDPVDPERNVASSLSLTKMSEFSVFCRDYISNPAKEFFIIPKQQKISRQEFNDAIRRRGTYFFAIVFENPDSIPDILVPQLRKSLRSLVNLFERNDFRVLRSDCHMGDERSVLLFELIDEELPPVMKRAGPPVWNRTNAEKFLKKHLGHTFSGPYIEGGKYIVEVERRHLNVLSLLKSPEFIESGFGKNVKESIEDRYSVLRNEEIWNEEISGFLYDYINKEPANVRIIQKIL; encoded by the coding sequence TTGAACAGGTCTCCTGTTGAGGAGGGATGCCTGAAACGCATCAGGCCCGGCGAGGAGGAGAGGCGTCTTATCTGCGATATGGCATCGGCCCTTGTGCGCGAAGTGGATGACAGCGGGTTTGCAAAAGGAATGGTCGTAGGATCGGTTGCGCGGAATACATGGATCTCAGGCGACCGCGATCTGGATGTATTCATGCTCTTCGATCCTTCGGTCGCACGAGGGGAGCTCGAGAAAAAAGGTCTTGCACTCGGTAGGGATATTGCAACGCGTTTCGGCGGAGAGGTCGTGGAAAAATATGCCGAGCACCCGTATGTGAATACGCAGATCAACGGATTCGATGTTGATCTCGTCCCCTGCTATAATGTGGATAGTGCTTCACATATCCAGAGCGCCGTGGACAGGACTCCTTTTCATACCCGGTATATCCGCGACCGAGTCAGGGATCTTACAGACGATATCCTTCTGCTGAAACAGTTCGCCAAATCATGTGGTGTATACGGGTCGGATCATATGACCGAAGGATTTGCAGGCTACCTGTGCGAACTGCTTGTCCTTCATTACGGGAGTTTCGATGACGTTATCAGTAATGCGGCATTGTGGACTCCCGGGATTATAATCGATATAGAGAATCATCGTGCAAAGGATTTCGACGAACCGCTTGTAGTCGTCGATCCCGTTGATCCCGAACGTAACGTGGCTTCTTCGCTGTCATTGACAAAAATGTCCGAATTTTCGGTATTTTGCAGGGATTACATCTCAAATCCGGCAAAAGAATTTTTCATCATCCCTAAGCAGCAGAAGATCTCCCGGCAGGAGTTCAATGATGCAATCCGCAGGCGCGGAACATATTTTTTCGCTATTGTCTTTGAAAATCCCGATTCGATCCCGGATATCCTTGTTCCGCAGCTGAGGAAAAGCCTGAGAAGTCTTGTGAACCTCTTTGAAAGAAACGATTTTCGCGTGCTGAGAAGCGACTGCCATATGGGTGACGAAAGATCCGTCCTCCTTTTCGAGCTCATTGACGAGGAACTCCCACCTGTTATGAAAAGGGCCGGGCCGCCCGTATGGAACAGAACCAATGCGGAGAAGTTCCTGAAAAAACACCTGGGTCATACATTCTCCGGGCCATATATTGAGGGTGGGAAATATATAGTTGAGGTGGAACGGAGGCACCTGAATGTACTCTCTCTCCTTAAGTCCCCTGAGTTTATCGAATCAGGTTTCGGGAAGAATGTTAAAGAGTCTATAGAAGACAGGTACTCTGTTTTAAGGAACGAAGAGATATGGAATGAGGAGATTTCCGGGTTTCTATATGATTATATCAATAAAGAACCTGCCAATGTCAGAATCATTCAGAAAATACTCTGA
- a CDS encoding DUF128 domain-containing protein: MKFINHQIEENAIKVTYNPIENTGEVIYNISLIKSEDLDYSIDIYNEAFHAGLCLSDRVRFAEPGCKFGDYKIPAGSIGVITICSLTLDALLYKKGVPLNPIGGGLVEVRKMTPRRFTAMVRYEYTTIDPITVMISHGNTSVQEVIHNGNGTITANLRECHMEAEPSVFEVLDDLNEAGFSGVLDVGVPNISLLGVPVTPNYMGIAMVGGTNPAAAIMESGRWVEINSMKGLIDISEIGYLRDY; encoded by the coding sequence TTGAAATTTATAAATCACCAGATTGAAGAAAATGCAATCAAGGTAACATATAACCCCATAGAGAATACAGGGGAGGTTATCTACAATATTTCTCTTATTAAATCGGAAGACCTTGATTATTCCATCGATATATACAACGAAGCGTTCCATGCTGGACTATGCCTGAGTGACAGAGTCAGGTTTGCAGAACCGGGATGCAAATTTGGGGATTATAAAATCCCTGCAGGCAGTATAGGCGTAATAACAATCTGCAGCCTCACGCTTGACGCACTTCTCTATAAAAAAGGCGTCCCGCTCAACCCCATCGGAGGAGGTCTGGTCGAAGTGAGAAAGATGACCCCAAGAAGATTTACTGCGATGGTAAGATACGAATACACCACCATCGATCCGATAACGGTCATGATCTCGCATGGAAACACCTCAGTTCAGGAAGTAATCCACAATGGGAACGGCACAATCACCGCAAATCTCAGGGAGTGCCATATGGAAGCCGAACCAAGTGTCTTTGAAGTCCTGGACGATCTCAATGAAGCAGGGTTTTCAGGGGTTCTTGATGTAGGAGTTCCCAATATATCTCTTCTCGGAGTGCCGGTAACCCCTAATTACATGGGCATTGCAATGGTGGGAGGAACCAATCCGGCCGCAGCGATCATGGAATCCGGGAGATGGGTCGAGATTAATTCTATGAAAGGCCTGATCGATATATCGGAAATTGGTTATTTAAGGGATTATTGA
- the speB gene encoding agmatinase, with translation MENFFHTIFADASYPYEDSDIIIFGVPYDGTTSYKAGTRDAPDAIRNVSYNFETYLPRIDLDLSGLPVCDLGNLEIDCLPDLVIDQVERTVREIAGDDKFPVMIGGEHSVTLGAVRALSPECYIVCDAHLDLREEFGGSIYNHACVAKRVLDLGVGEVFIIGARSGTVEEYGLARSDSRISIYSPEDIAARGLDDVLDEIRGKTSGKRTYLSIDADAIDCCLTPGLGTPEPFGLRPEDIRAVVDRFGTVCCGFDYVEVCPIDDGQTAAVAAKIIRELIGLKNKK, from the coding sequence ATGGAAAATTTTTTTCATACGATTTTTGCCGACGCTTCATATCCCTATGAGGATTCGGATATAATTATTTTCGGAGTTCCGTATGACGGGACCACTTCGTATAAGGCCGGGACGCGTGATGCTCCCGATGCAATAAGAAATGTATCATATAATTTTGAAACATATCTCCCACGGATTGATCTGGATCTGTCAGGCCTTCCTGTATGTGATCTCGGCAACCTTGAGATAGACTGTCTTCCTGACCTTGTCATAGACCAGGTAGAAAGAACGGTACGTGAGATTGCCGGAGACGATAAATTTCCGGTGATGATCGGCGGGGAACATTCGGTTACACTTGGGGCAGTGCGTGCATTGTCTCCTGAATGCTACATTGTCTGCGATGCCCACCTGGATTTGAGGGAGGAGTTCGGAGGCAGCATCTACAACCATGCATGTGTAGCAAAGCGCGTACTTGATCTCGGCGTAGGAGAGGTATTCATCATAGGTGCGAGAAGCGGGACCGTTGAAGAATACGGCCTTGCGAGAAGCGATTCGCGAATCAGTATATATTCTCCTGAAGATATTGCTGCCAGAGGCCTTGACGATGTTCTGGATGAGATCCGCGGGAAAACTTCAGGAAAGAGGACATATCTCTCGATAGACGCAGATGCGATCGACTGTTGTCTTACACCCGGTCTCGGAACCCCCGAGCCGTTCGGGCTTCGGCCTGAGGATATCAGGGCTGTTGTAGATCGTTTCGGAACCGTATGCTGCGGCTTTGATTATGTGGAAGTCTGCCCGATCGACGACGGCCAGACTGCAGCAGTTGCAGCCAAGATTATCCGCGAGCTTATAGGACTTAAAAATAAGAAATAA
- a CDS encoding glutaredoxin family protein: MSDNPKITVYSLEVCPNCELLKRFLKSNGFEYTELDLSLPENMTELRLNNVFVREAPVLQVDETFLVSGDIFKNGAVDEEKILPLCKGE; the protein is encoded by the coding sequence GTGTCTGACAATCCGAAAATAACCGTATATTCACTTGAAGTATGTCCAAACTGTGAGCTTTTAAAGAGATTTCTGAAATCAAACGGTTTTGAATACACAGAGCTCGACCTGTCGCTTCCGGAAAATATGACTGAACTCCGGCTGAATAACGTCTTTGTAAGAGAAGCTCCCGTACTTCAGGTTGATGAGACGTTTCTTGTTTCCGGGGATATATTTAAGAATGGAGCGGTCGACGAAGAGAAAATACTTCCTCTGTGCAAAGGAGAGTAA
- the nrdD gene encoding anaerobic ribonucleoside-triphosphate reductase → MSRDQQKKSLQRTLDGFTVPSLPKVRTSRGLILDWDRERIVQQLIKESKLVEEFYGGSAATEDLAREIAQSVEIKIQKLGLKFLSGPLIREIMNTTLLERELYQYRNVCTRVGTPVFDAHLIDVGSGFESHDNANLQENAETSHKKKADKISKEQYLLQLPPDLADFHLSGDLHIHDLEYFGTRPFCQDWDLRYFFYYGLMPDGNGTKASVAGPAKRPEVAILHAVKALGSAQTNFAGGQGYYNFLTFIAPYFEGMDYEGIKQHMQMFVYEMTQMMVARGGQVVFSSVQLSPGVPTLWKDKPCVYKGKVWDGVQAPLRTYSEFEREVRLLFKALMDVMYEGDFWGKPFNFPKPEISIEPDFMEEDEEFNSQNPDLPTYHDLYLMTFELASKYGTPYYDNQIPAYRGAGEGISCYQCCAYQFSSIADQDDLFEDKMYFKDGLHFSMGSLQVVSINCPRAAYKAEGDDQRLFAELKKLMDIATEVFKIKRRWINSIRSKGRMPFAMQRPKDPNDPEGEERGPVAVDLDGLVNTIGVVGVNEMIQHHIGSQLHESKEAFRLAVRTMTELEMYAKELSRKHNMTIALARTPAETTGQRFSVADLLDSRFREYAEKVTKGDLETALEQLGTTFDLPIYYTNGTHVTPGADVPLTKRIEIEHVFFPIVDGGNIFHIWLGEARPDPRGLMDMAMNLCKNTQIGYFAFTRDLTVALKQFKEYKAEKTPEPALSPYDTGARV, encoded by the coding sequence ATGAGCAGGGACCAGCAGAAGAAATCCCTTCAGCGCACACTTGACGGGTTTACAGTACCGTCGCTTCCAAAAGTAAGAACTTCACGCGGGCTGATTCTTGACTGGGACCGGGAAAGGATCGTCCAGCAGCTCATCAAGGAATCCAAACTTGTCGAGGAGTTCTACGGCGGAAGTGCCGCAACAGAAGATCTCGCACGTGAGATTGCACAGAGCGTGGAGATAAAAATACAGAAGCTCGGACTGAAATTTTTAAGCGGACCGCTGATCAGGGAGATTATGAACACCACTCTCCTGGAAAGAGAGCTGTACCAGTACAGGAATGTCTGTACAAGGGTAGGAACTCCGGTCTTCGATGCCCACCTCATAGACGTAGGCAGCGGATTCGAATCACATGACAACGCGAATCTCCAGGAAAATGCCGAGACTTCCCATAAAAAGAAGGCCGATAAGATCAGCAAGGAACAGTACCTGCTCCAGCTCCCCCCGGACCTCGCGGATTTCCATCTTTCAGGCGACCTTCATATCCACGACCTTGAATATTTCGGGACAAGACCCTTTTGCCAGGACTGGGACCTTAGATATTTCTTCTATTACGGTCTGATGCCTGACGGAAACGGAACAAAAGCCTCGGTAGCAGGCCCGGCAAAGCGTCCGGAGGTTGCGATTCTACATGCGGTAAAAGCCCTGGGAAGCGCACAGACAAACTTCGCAGGCGGGCAGGGGTACTATAATTTCCTGACCTTCATCGCGCCGTACTTCGAGGGAATGGACTATGAAGGCATAAAACAGCACATGCAGATGTTCGTCTACGAGATGACACAGATGATGGTGGCAAGAGGAGGACAGGTGGTCTTCTCGTCCGTTCAGCTCAGTCCCGGAGTCCCGACTCTCTGGAAGGACAAGCCGTGCGTCTACAAGGGCAAGGTCTGGGACGGTGTGCAGGCGCCTCTCAGGACATATTCAGAGTTTGAAAGAGAAGTCAGGCTCCTTTTCAAGGCCCTTATGGATGTCATGTACGAAGGAGACTTTTGGGGAAAACCGTTCAACTTCCCGAAACCCGAGATCAGCATAGAGCCGGATTTCATGGAAGAGGATGAGGAATTCAACTCGCAAAACCCCGATCTCCCGACCTACCACGACCTGTATCTCATGACGTTCGAACTCGCCTCAAAATACGGAACACCATATTACGACAACCAGATCCCGGCTTACAGGGGAGCCGGGGAAGGTATCTCATGTTATCAGTGCTGTGCCTACCAGTTCTCGTCGATCGCCGACCAGGACGATCTCTTTGAAGACAAGATGTATTTCAAAGACGGGCTCCATTTTTCAATGGGCTCCCTCCAGGTAGTATCCATAAACTGTCCCAGGGCGGCTTACAAGGCGGAAGGAGATGACCAGAGACTCTTTGCCGAACTTAAAAAGCTGATGGATATAGCGACCGAGGTCTTCAAGATAAAAAGGAGATGGATCAACAGTATCAGGTCGAAAGGCAGAATGCCGTTTGCAATGCAGCGCCCGAAAGATCCGAATGATCCGGAAGGAGAAGAGAGAGGCCCGGTTGCAGTAGATCTCGACGGACTGGTCAATACCATCGGCGTCGTGGGCGTAAACGAGATGATCCAGCACCACATAGGATCACAGCTCCATGAGAGCAAGGAAGCGTTCAGGCTTGCCGTCAGGACAATGACTGAGCTTGAGATGTACGCAAAGGAGCTTTCAAGAAAACATAATATGACAATTGCACTCGCAAGGACCCCTGCGGAAACGACGGGACAGAGATTCAGCGTCGCCGATCTTCTTGACAGCCGTTTCCGTGAATATGCGGAGAAGGTCACGAAAGGAGATCTCGAAACTGCCCTCGAACAACTGGGAACCACATTCGACCTCCCCATATACTATACAAACGGAACGCATGTAACTCCCGGAGCAGACGTTCCTCTTACAAAAAGGATAGAGATCGAGCATGTGTTCTTCCCGATCGTAGACGGGGGAAACATTTTCCACATCTGGCTCGGGGAAGCAAGGCCGGACCCGCGTGGGCTCATGGATATGGCGATGAACCTGTGCAAAAACACCCAGATCGGATATTTTGCATTTACAAGGGATCTTACGGTTGCCCTCAAACAGTTCAAAGAATATAAAGCTGAAAAAACACCTGAACCGGCTCTTTCTCCCTACGATACCGGAGCAAGAGTCTGA
- a CDS encoding phosphate uptake regulator PhoU: protein MEIRKVQITGGSSFIVSLPKDWVRDSNIKKNDAVGLIVQPDGSLTITPRITGQAAERVKNIDLKNIEDPEHLYRLLIGAYVTGFNTIRMTSPTRIPAFAHKAVRMFIQASIGQEVSEQTDRLIVIKDLLNPGEMPFDNVISRMQVIIQEMLRDSVFALRSRDRELAEDVISRDRDVNRLYWLISRQYNLLLRNVSLSREMGTNVEMALHYLQIARVMERAGDQVVKIAENVLTLMFISMERKMLDIIQSLSVEAMDIFETSVRSFFNKDPKMTNDTLERVKKFSERCNQASHELFDVERPGIVHVGYIVENLKRVGEYSGVICETSINYYVMMRE, encoded by the coding sequence ATGGAGATCAGAAAGGTTCAGATTACCGGCGGTTCATCGTTTATTGTCTCTTTGCCGAAGGATTGGGTGAGAGATTCAAATATTAAAAAGAACGATGCTGTAGGGCTTATTGTCCAGCCCGACGGCTCCCTGACCATAACCCCTCGTATAACCGGACAGGCTGCCGAAAGAGTAAAAAATATCGATCTGAAGAATATCGAAGATCCCGAACACCTGTACCGCCTGCTTATCGGTGCTTATGTTACAGGGTTCAATACCATCAGGATGACTTCGCCGACAAGGATTCCTGCTTTTGCCCATAAGGCCGTAAGGATGTTTATCCAGGCTTCCATCGGACAGGAGGTCTCCGAACAGACCGACCGGCTGATAGTAATTAAGGATCTTTTAAACCCGGGGGAGATGCCGTTTGACAATGTAATCTCAAGGATGCAGGTAATCATCCAGGAGATGCTCAGGGATTCGGTCTTTGCCCTCAGGTCCCGTGACAGGGAGCTTGCAGAGGATGTAATCTCAAGGGATCGCGACGTCAACAGGTTGTACTGGCTGATATCCCGCCAGTATAATCTGCTTTTACGAAATGTTTCGCTCTCACGAGAGATGGGGACGAATGTAGAGATGGCGCTTCATTACTTACAGATCGCGAGAGTAATGGAAAGAGCCGGAGATCAGGTGGTAAAGATCGCAGAAAATGTCCTTACCCTGATGTTCATTTCGATGGAGAGGAAGATGCTCGATATTATCCAGTCCCTTTCCGTTGAAGCTATGGATATATTCGAGACATCGGTTCGCTCGTTCTTCAATAAGGATCCGAAGATGACAAACGATACTCTTGAGAGGGTGAAGAAGTTCAGCGAGAGATGTAACCAGGCCAGCCACGAACTGTTTGATGTGGAGAGGCCCGGTATTGTTCACGTGGGTTATATTGTAGAGAACCTTAAGCGTGTTGGGGAATATTCGGGAGTAATATGCGAAACTTCGATCAATTATTACGTGATGATGAGAGAATAA
- a CDS encoding DUF128 domain-containing protein, whose protein sequence is MSFIRSERKCIEILRILKDHPEPVGAKRLSELMSERGFVLTDRAVQYYLSYLDDMGFTKKVGNRGRLLTAKGISETERALVDERIGFIISRLERLAFKSDFNPETGRGNVGYNLSVVPEDQVNGVSGAFDEVIESGYSFFSRYKIIDTDPRIPPGYAGILTVCSITMDGVLQKMGVPVRMAYGGVIDIKNGKPLGFSNLIGYRGTTVDPLSLFITSGNTSIGKTCAEKTGSVLANVRQVPQDAADLVSEGSRMMRECGFLFPVDMGNGVLNTPVDPCRISLIAYSGMNLIGNAVEKGFELRNEIGAGNMPFSFFD, encoded by the coding sequence ATGAGTTTTATAAGATCGGAACGGAAATGTATTGAAATTTTAAGAATTTTGAAGGATCACCCGGAGCCAGTAGGAGCAAAAAGGCTCTCTGAGCTCATGAGCGAGAGGGGTTTCGTCCTGACCGACAGGGCGGTTCAGTATTACCTGAGCTATCTCGACGATATGGGCTTTACAAAAAAGGTGGGAAACCGCGGTCGTCTTCTTACGGCTAAAGGGATCTCCGAAACGGAGAGAGCCCTTGTAGACGAGCGAATCGGATTTATCATCTCCCGCCTTGAAAGACTTGCATTTAAAAGTGATTTCAATCCGGAGACTGGCAGGGGAAATGTGGGGTATAATCTGTCTGTAGTTCCTGAAGACCAGGTGAATGGTGTTTCGGGTGCATTTGACGAGGTAATAGAATCGGGGTACAGCTTTTTTTCGAGATATAAGATAATCGATACCGACCCGCGAATTCCTCCCGGTTATGCAGGAATTCTGACTGTCTGCAGTATTACTATGGATGGTGTTCTTCAAAAGATGGGAGTTCCGGTACGAATGGCTTACGGTGGAGTAATCGACATAAAAAACGGGAAGCCTCTCGGATTTTCAAATCTCATCGGCTACAGGGGAACGACTGTGGATCCCCTCTCGCTTTTTATCACCTCGGGGAATACATCGATTGGAAAGACCTGTGCGGAGAAGACCGGATCGGTGCTTGCAAACGTCCGCCAGGTGCCGCAGGATGCTGCAGATCTTGTGTCCGAAGGTTCCAGGATGATGCGTGAATGCGGTTTTTTGTTTCCTGTAGACATGGGGAACGGGGTACTGAATACTCCTGTCGATCCCTGCAGGATATCGCTGATTGCATACAGCGGCATGAATCTTATCGGAAACGCAGTTGAGAAAGGTTTTGAATTGAGAAACGAGATCGGGGCCGGCAATATGCCGTTCAGTTTCTTTGATTAA
- the thpR gene encoding RNA 2',3'-cyclic phosphodiesterase, whose product MVRVFIAVEIPEEFRLCLGEVQNELKFSKAHLNFVDPAIAHITIKFIGEVAPDKVTSIKRALEDVKFSPYEVAFRGIFFNNPSRPRVIWTPGYDGSRSSDLKVHIEDLLEPEGILREKRKFQPHVTLARIKRFHPSLAESVASFGDFDFGSFKIESIVLKSSILKPEGPVYDDLMEVEF is encoded by the coding sequence ATGGTAAGGGTCTTTATTGCGGTCGAAATTCCTGAAGAATTCAGGCTGTGCCTTGGAGAGGTGCAAAACGAGCTGAAATTCTCAAAGGCGCATCTGAATTTTGTAGATCCGGCGATTGCTCATATCACGATCAAGTTCATCGGCGAGGTCGCGCCCGATAAAGTAACTTCGATAAAAAGAGCCCTTGAAGATGTGAAATTCAGCCCTTATGAGGTTGCTTTCCGCGGGATTTTCTTCAATAATCCTTCGAGACCGCGTGTTATATGGACACCGGGATACGACGGGAGCAGGTCTTCGGATCTCAAAGTACATATCGAGGATCTTCTTGAACCGGAAGGAATCCTGAGAGAGAAGAGGAAGTTTCAGCCGCATGTCACCCTTGCAAGGATCAAAAGATTCCACCCGTCCCTTGCGGAGTCCGTTGCATCTTTTGGCGACTTTGATTTCGGGTCGTTTAAAATTGAATCGATCGTCCTGAAAAGCAGTATTTTAAAGCCCGAAGGTCCTGTATATGATGATTTGATGGAGGTTGAATTTTGA
- a CDS encoding DUF4405 domain-containing protein: MKRIKALALVDLLALISLVVMAGTGLVLFRFWPTGSGGAGKNPDFVNSFLGLNHHQWVLFHDWSALVFIILMAVHLAMHSGFMKSMISSLRK; encoded by the coding sequence ATGAAAAGGATTAAAGCCCTCGCACTTGTCGATCTGCTTGCACTGATCTCTCTTGTAGTTATGGCCGGGACAGGCCTTGTACTGTTTCGTTTCTGGCCTACGGGCAGCGGAGGTGCAGGGAAGAATCCTGATTTTGTCAATAGTTTCCTAGGGCTGAATCACCACCAGTGGGTTTTGTTCCATGACTGGTCTGCACTCGTTTTTATCATTCTTATGGCAGTTCATCTGGCGATGCATTCCGGTTTTATGAAAAGTATGATCAGCAGCCTGAGAAAGTAG
- a CDS encoding DUF169 domain-containing protein, whose amino-acid sequence MLKEIRNEMDYAEISKRLIDILDLPQSPVAVKFAKSPEGIPEGIPEIGESTRHCGMVSIAAKEGKIFYATAEKHQCMGGAWALGLKPLSPSLQSGEFYYKLGKFNSWAACMRTISKIPHIEAPGGSDKPVTYATVYAPLEKTPFDPNVVLIVAKPISMLKLAQACLYKGGGRLFSEFAGIQSVCADTGAYPYMTGKVNFSLGCDGSRKFSGIDDEYMVMGIPAEMLKEVADALPVVVGAPGSK is encoded by the coding sequence ATGCTTAAAGAGATACGAAATGAAATGGATTATGCCGAAATATCGAAGAGACTGATTGATATTCTGGATCTTCCCCAGTCTCCCGTGGCTGTTAAATTTGCAAAATCTCCTGAAGGAATTCCCGAGGGAATACCTGAGATCGGTGAGTCGACAAGGCATTGCGGAATGGTTTCCATTGCAGCGAAAGAAGGAAAGATCTTCTATGCTACTGCCGAAAAGCACCAGTGTATGGGGGGTGCATGGGCGCTTGGCCTTAAGCCGTTATCACCTTCTCTGCAGTCTGGAGAATTCTATTATAAGCTCGGAAAATTCAATTCATGGGCTGCATGCATGAGGACGATAAGCAAGATACCGCATATCGAAGCCCCGGGAGGAAGTGACAAGCCTGTGACCTATGCAACAGTATATGCGCCTCTTGAAAAAACCCCGTTCGATCCGAATGTCGTTTTAATTGTCGCTAAACCGATCTCGATGCTGAAACTTGCCCAGGCATGTCTTTATAAAGGAGGCGGAAGATTGTTCTCCGAATTTGCAGGGATCCAGTCCGTATGTGCCGACACCGGCGCCTATCCCTATATGACCGGCAAGGTGAACTTCTCGCTCGGGTGCGATGGTTCCAGGAAGTTCTCCGGGATCGATGACGAATACATGGTGATGGGCATTCCCGCGGAGATGCTAAAAGAAGTCGCTGACGCACTTCCTGTAGTTGTGGGAGCCCCCGGGTCCAAATAA